A window of Solea senegalensis isolate Sse05_10M linkage group LG20, IFAPA_SoseM_1, whole genome shotgun sequence contains these coding sequences:
- the tomm40l gene encoding mitochondrial import receptor subunit TOM40B: protein MGSVLAASSPNPPPPATGGTAASGLTVPPGFGMPSVSPVISPTGAALGQQETENPLPNPGAFDECHRKCKEVFPMQMEGVRLVVNKGLSNHFQVNHNVMLSTMGDSTYRFGATYVGSKQTGPAELFPVMVGDMDNSGSLNAQIIHQITKRIRSKVAFQTQQNKFVNWQGDAEFRGEDFTATVTLGNPDVLVGSGIVVTHYLQSITPALALGGELVYHHRPGEEGTVMSFVGRYTGNNYIATLTLGSAGAHASYYHKANDQLQVGVELEASSRMQDTSVSFGYQLDMPKANLLFKGSIDSNWVVGATLEKKLLPLPLSLVLCTFLNHSKNKFQCGFGATIG, encoded by the exons ATGGGCAGTGTTTTGGCTGCCAGCTCCCCCAACCCTCCACCACCAGCCACTGGTGGCACTGCTGCCTCCGGGTTGACAGTGCCGCCGGGCTTCGGGATGCCTTCAGTTTCCCCAGTGATTTCCCCAACTGGGGCTGCGTTGGGACAACAGGAGACGGAGAACCCTCTGCCAAACCCAGGAGCGTTTGATGAATGTCATCGCAAATGCAAAG aGGTTTTCCCTATGCAGATGGAGGGCGTCAGGCTCGTTGTCAACAAAGGCCTTAGCAACCACTTCCAG GTGAATCACAATGTGATGTTGAGCACCATGGGAGATTCTACGTATAGGTTTGGTGCCACGTACGTTGGATCTAAGCAGACGGGTCCAGCAGAG TTATTTCCAGTCATGGTTGGGGACATGGACAACAGCGGCAGCCTCAACGCCCAGATCATCCACCAGATCACCAAAAGAATACGATCCAAAGTGGCCTTTCAG ACGcaacaaaacaagtttgttAACTGGCAGGGCGACGCCGAGTTCAGGGGAGAAGATTTCACTGCAACTGTTACACTTGGAAACCCAGATGTCCTCGTCGGCTCTG GTATTGTTGTAACACACTACCTCCAGTCCATCACGCCCGCTCTGGCTCTGGGAGGAGAGCTGGTTTATCACCACAGGCCAGGAGAGGAGGGAACAGTCATGTCCTTCGTCGGCAGATACACAG GTAATAACTACATTGCCACTTTGACACTCGGTTCAGCTGGAGCTCATGCTTCTTATTATCACAAAGCCAATGATCAG CTGCAGGTCGGTGTGGAGTTGGAGGCCAGCTCTCGTATGCAGGACACCAGCGTGTCATTCGGTTACCAGCTAGACATGCCTAAAGCCAATTTACTGTTTAAAG GCTCAATAGACAGTAACTGGGTCGTTGGTGCAACATTAGAAAAGAAGTTACTTCCTCTGCCGCTCTCTCTGGTTCTGTGCACGTTCCTCAACCACAGCAAGAACAAGTTCCAGTGCGGCTTCGGCGCCACCATCGGTTAG
- the LOC122786239 gene encoding apolipoprotein A-I-like, producing MKVLVVLAFAVFSGCNANILWQDAPKSNLEVVKDAFWDYVAKATFTAEDSLKQIRQSELGQEVNTRIAQSSDMVNQYVVALRSQVAPLSQDFMTQFNREVEDLKARLEKDLVSVGENMQPYAQEVVAKIQKHVEGLKKDVAPYVDAMDPEALKTVLLQKSQELKEQLDKSTDELQAQMTPYTQEMRQKMEQSVEEFQKTMMPMAQSFETQLSQKAQELQQNLAPYGEELKAKLEASAQDVQAQLAALWETFSKMTQ from the exons ATGAAGGTACTTGTGGTTCTCGcttttgctgttttctctg GTTGCAACGCCAACATCCTGTGGCAGGATGCACCCAAGAGCAACCTGGAGGTGGTCAAAGATGCTTTCTGGGACTACGTTGCCAAAGCAACATTCACAGCTGAGGACTCACTGAAGCAGATCAGACAGTCTGAGCtgggacaggaagtcaa TACCAGGATCGCTCAGAGCTCTGACATGGTGAACCAGTATGTGGTCGCTCTTCGTTCTCAGGTGGCTCCTCTGTCTCAGGACTTCATGACTCAGTTCAACAGGGAGGTCGAGGACCTGAAAGCCCGTCTGGAGAAAGACCTGGTCTCTGTGGGTGAGAACATGCAGCCCTATGCTCAGGAAGTGGTGGCTAAAATTCAGAAGCATGTGGAGGGCCTGAAGAAGGACGTCGCCCCCTACGTTGACGCCATGGACCCAGAGGCGCTGAAGACCGTACTGCTGCAGAAGAGCCAGGAGCTTAAGGAGCAGCTGGACAAGAGCACTGATGAGCTGCAGGCCCAGATGACTCCCTACACACAGGAGATGAGGCAGAAGATGGAGCAGAGCGTGGAGGAGTTTCAGAAGACCATGATGCCCATGGCCCAGAGCTTTGAGACCCAGCTGAGCCAGAAAGCCCAGGAACTCCAGCAGAACCTGGCTCCATATGGAGAGGAGCTGAAGGCCAAGCTGGAAGCCAGCGCTCAGGACGTGCAGGCTCAGCTGGCTGCCCTGTGGGAGACCTTCTCCAAGATGACCCAGTAA